A part of Saccharomonospora amisosensis genomic DNA contains:
- a CDS encoding VOC family protein, whose protein sequence is MISHISQIGVYVSDQDEALRFYTEKLGFEVRELQEGSGFKWIEVAPPGAQTTISLATKDFPVGEKSKVGRYTDIAFETEDIQAMYETYRERGVRFTKEPELQPYGKWFAAFLDQDGNEFFVFQPER, encoded by the coding sequence GTGATCTCCCACATTTCCCAAATCGGTGTCTACGTGAGTGACCAGGACGAGGCGCTCCGCTTCTATACCGAGAAACTCGGGTTCGAGGTACGTGAGCTGCAGGAGGGATCCGGCTTCAAGTGGATCGAGGTCGCGCCACCGGGGGCCCAGACGACCATTTCCCTTGCCACCAAGGACTTTCCTGTCGGCGAGAAGTCCAAGGTGGGCAGGTACACCGACATCGCGTTCGAGACCGAGGACATCCAGGCGATGTACGAGACCTACCGGGAGCGGGGGGTGCGGTTCACCAAAGAGCCGGAGCTGCAACCCTACGGCAAATGGTTCGCCGCCTTCCTGGACCAGGACGGCAACGAGTTCTTCGTGTTCCAGCCCGAGCGGTAA
- a CDS encoding ester cyclase yields MTDTSTSLAQRNKDLVREFQANCMHAQRFDLMPDYLAPDLVIHLPTGLVQQGRENAFSWFRECTEWFTSRGIEVKMMLADEDTVFQLIELHFEHTGDYLGVPASGKLLSVPGLAAFKIRNGLIAEHWGLYEMDSIPRQLGLTPEQLAAPWRQD; encoded by the coding sequence ATGACCGACACGTCGACGAGCCTTGCGCAGCGCAACAAGGACCTGGTACGCGAGTTCCAGGCGAACTGCATGCATGCCCAGCGGTTCGATCTGATGCCTGACTATCTGGCACCAGACCTGGTCATCCACCTGCCCACTGGACTCGTGCAGCAGGGAAGGGAGAATGCGTTCTCCTGGTTCCGCGAGTGCACCGAATGGTTCACCAGCAGGGGCATCGAGGTAAAGATGATGCTCGCCGATGAGGACACCGTGTTTCAGCTGATCGAACTGCACTTCGAACACACCGGGGATTACCTCGGAGTCCCGGCGTCCGGCAAGCTCCTCTCCGTTCCGGGCCTGGCCGCCTTCAAGATCCGGAACGGTCTCATCGCCGAGCACTGGGGCCTCTACGAGATGGACAGCATCCCGCGACAGCTCGGGTTAACGCCCGAACAGCTCGCTGCGCCGTGGCGACAAGACTGA
- a CDS encoding SAM-dependent methyltransferase, whose protein sequence is MTTAAFVPEQSDVIAFYDQAGPMISMLAGRNSHSGYWRGDDDDNSLPAATDTLTDVVIEHLDVTAGQRVLDVGSGLGGPAVRLAQSTGAEVVGIELSRNLIEESTAWAHAEGVAGQVRFDFADAMAELPFEEGGFDAVMVIESFVHMSDRAAAFRQIGRALRPGGRLVFTDFYEKRPFTGERLAMNEMFRRAMLNSPFPRLEDYPAMLRPAGLYLTEYLDLSDRVARYYPELASNLRELVGALGQEGIAALEAVCRNCMATGEPNYLLMTAVRE, encoded by the coding sequence GTGACCACCGCTGCGTTCGTCCCCGAGCAGTCCGACGTGATCGCGTTCTACGACCAGGCCGGCCCGATGATCAGCATGCTGGCCGGCCGCAACTCGCACAGCGGCTACTGGCGAGGGGATGACGATGACAACTCGTTGCCCGCCGCCACCGACACGCTGACCGACGTGGTGATCGAGCACCTCGATGTCACCGCGGGGCAGCGCGTGCTCGACGTGGGTTCCGGCCTTGGCGGCCCCGCCGTCCGGCTGGCCCAGTCGACCGGCGCCGAAGTGGTCGGCATCGAGCTCAGTCGGAACCTGATCGAAGAATCCACCGCATGGGCGCACGCGGAAGGTGTGGCCGGGCAGGTTCGCTTCGACTTCGCCGACGCCATGGCGGAGCTGCCGTTCGAGGAAGGCGGTTTCGACGCGGTCATGGTGATCGAATCCTTCGTGCACATGTCCGACCGCGCCGCGGCGTTCCGGCAGATCGGGCGTGCGCTGCGTCCGGGAGGGCGGCTGGTGTTCACCGACTTCTACGAGAAGCGGCCGTTCACCGGCGAGCGGCTCGCCATGAACGAGATGTTCCGCCGGGCCATGCTGAACAGCCCGTTTCCCCGGCTCGAGGACTACCCCGCGATGCTGCGACCGGCAGGCCTCTACCTGACCGAGTATCTCGATCTTAGCGACCGCGTCGCCCGGTACTATCCGGAACTAGCCAGCAACCTTCGTGAGTTGGTCGGAGCGCTAGGCCAGGAGGGCATCGCGGCGTTGGAAGCAGTGTGCCGGAACTGCATGGCCACCGGCGAACCGAACTATCTGCTGATGACCGCCGTCCGCGAATAG
- a CDS encoding ester cyclase, whose amino-acid sequence MDVTDVEDLARQTERTKRVAREFFETCNTHDLDRILDFFHPDIIHHARLSDYPKEGIAFVYKLTLDAFPDLRWNVVEMIAEGDRVSTLIRYEGTHRGDYLGQTNTGKKVSFFSINIARVQGDQFIEHRGVLDELHLLTQIGALPEPYLAQMS is encoded by the coding sequence GTGGACGTTACCGATGTGGAAGATCTTGCGCGCCAAACGGAACGGACAAAGCGTGTCGCACGGGAGTTCTTCGAAACGTGCAACACCCATGATCTCGACCGGATCTTGGATTTCTTCCACCCCGATATCATCCACCACGCGCGGCTGTCGGATTACCCCAAGGAAGGCATCGCGTTCGTCTACAAGCTAACCCTCGATGCCTTTCCTGACCTGCGGTGGAACGTCGTAGAGATGATCGCCGAGGGTGACCGGGTCTCCACTCTCATCCGCTATGAAGGCACGCATCGTGGCGACTACCTCGGCCAGACGAACACCGGCAAGAAGGTGAGCTTCTTCTCGATCAACATCGCGCGCGTGCAGGGCGATCAGTTCATCGAACATCGCGGCGTGCTCGACGAACTGCATCTGCTCACCCAGATCGGCGCGCTTCCCGAGCCCTATCTAGCCCAGATGTCGTGA
- a CDS encoding ester cyclase: MSQVLLSNTATTQITDEDIRRPVDGFVAAVNAGDMDAAIAYLADDAVHHGRISNYRPEGVKVLFNLLRGVLPDLRLDIRDVRIEGNRVISRVVGSGTHTGSYLGKAATGRPIVWETVDIATVAPGGNGSSSTIVERYWDVFADPYAWNEIGFIPAIMC; encoded by the coding sequence ATGTCTCAGGTTCTGTTATCGAACACAGCGACAACCCAGATCACCGATGAGGACATACGGCGACCGGTCGACGGCTTCGTCGCCGCCGTGAACGCGGGCGACATGGACGCCGCGATCGCGTACCTCGCCGACGACGCCGTCCACCACGGGCGCATCTCCAACTACCGTCCCGAGGGCGTCAAGGTCCTGTTCAACCTGCTCCGCGGCGTGCTGCCGGACCTGCGGCTGGATATCCGGGACGTGCGGATCGAAGGCAACCGGGTGATCTCCCGTGTGGTCGGCTCCGGCACGCACACCGGTTCCTACCTCGGCAAGGCTGCCACCGGAAGGCCGATCGTGTGGGAGACCGTCGACATCGCCACCGTCGCCCCGGGCGGCAACGGCTCGTCGAGCACGATCGTCGAGCGGTACTGGGACGTCTTCGCCGACCCGTACGCATGGAACGAGATCGGCTTCATCCCGGCGATCATGTGCTGA